Proteins found in one Clostridium kluyveri DSM 555 genomic segment:
- a CDS encoding CRISPR-associated helicase/endonuclease Cas3, whose amino-acid sequence MYFDRVKLFDFQSNVDNISHMYAHRDKSNKKRKEKLLEHVNLTYEYMNFICAEKNLNNVFQNFQDKILISKNSDVIILWKEMMVNTIYMHDVGKINPSFQYNKMLNKLYEDNSDGGSEHSLLSSYIYVSYFNNRIKDMEFELKDSLYLKYFMYLNGYIISKHHGYLDNMGNYKLKLEDFQEDCDKDEYYPDLTMTTLRESVIRNSFNNSKEYLDECIRHNNELEFSIYIYSKFLFSLLTASDYYATSEFMSGEKVDSLGIINDDLKDRFNEDIDSYSTFKSIREYSNNPVKDGQYISINQLRSEITIESEKSYRDNRDKNIYYLEAPTGGGKTLTSINLAKLILNSNSNINKLFYVFPFNTLVEQTEIEFMKIFGNDSSIKENIAVINSITPIKTEDKNEECNEVMDLNTKKKWNYAKAFINRIFINYPFVITTHINLFNSFFGTSREEVFPLVNLCNSVIILDEIQSYKNSIWKEIINFLNIYSEILNVKIIIMSATLPRLNKLVHNCSDNFVYLIKNREYYFKNPFFKNRVKFEIIDIGEEQEEQFENLLEDIEKESKSNNKILIEFIFKKSADKFFDYMNRNFSKKYLREVVIMTSDDNKSDRNKVIKKAKEINKKIIIVATQIIEAGIDIDMDLGYKNISILDAEEQFMGRINRSCFNEGRVKFFKMDDCKVIYKKDVRREAELTLSSEEIQKLLEEKNFEKYYEKVIAKIERNKKELNENGYGHFLKIVKDLNFKEIGEYMKLIEDDNQHKYTIFLSRRIEDEKNNVLLGDEIWKEYKSLLFDNKMDYSEKKVRLSRVNSKVNYFIYKVKKIPEVYQELLGDIYYIADGEKYIVDGRFNQEIFIGETANKANLFM is encoded by the coding sequence TTGTATTTTGATAGAGTAAAGCTTTTTGACTTTCAGTCAAATGTTGATAATATATCACATATGTATGCCCATAGGGATAAAAGTAATAAAAAGAGGAAAGAAAAACTTTTGGAGCACGTAAATCTCACCTATGAATACATGAATTTTATTTGCGCGGAAAAAAATTTAAATAATGTGTTTCAAAATTTTCAGGATAAAATTTTAATAAGTAAAAATTCAGATGTAATTATCCTGTGGAAAGAAATGATGGTAAATACAATTTATATGCATGATGTGGGAAAGATAAACCCATCCTTTCAATATAATAAAATGTTGAATAAACTTTATGAAGATAATTCTGACGGAGGGTCAGAGCACTCTCTTCTAAGTTCATATATATATGTCAGTTATTTTAATAATAGGATTAAAGATATGGAGTTTGAACTAAAAGATAGCCTCTATTTGAAATATTTCATGTATTTAAATGGATACATAATATCAAAACACCATGGATATCTTGATAATATGGGAAACTACAAGCTGAAACTGGAAGATTTTCAGGAAGACTGTGATAAAGATGAATACTATCCTGATTTAACTATGACAACTTTGAGAGAATCGGTAATACGTAATTCATTTAATAATTCAAAAGAATATTTAGATGAATGTATTAGGCACAACAATGAACTTGAATTTTCAATTTATATATATTCGAAATTTCTTTTTTCTCTTCTCACAGCATCAGATTACTATGCAACTTCTGAATTTATGAGTGGTGAAAAGGTTGATAGTCTTGGAATAATAAATGACGATTTGAAAGATAGATTTAATGAAGATATAGATAGCTACAGTACTTTTAAAAGTATAAGAGAGTATAGCAATAATCCAGTAAAGGATGGACAATATATAAGTATAAATCAATTAAGATCTGAGATAACTATTGAAAGTGAAAAAAGCTACAGGGACAATAGGGATAAAAACATATATTACCTTGAAGCACCTACAGGAGGGGGGAAAACCTTAACCTCCATAAATCTTGCTAAACTCATACTTAACTCAAATTCCAACATAAATAAGTTATTTTATGTATTTCCCTTCAATACGCTGGTAGAACAGACAGAAATTGAATTTATGAAGATATTTGGTAATGATAGTTCTATAAAAGAAAACATAGCCGTAATAAATTCCATAACCCCTATAAAAACTGAAGATAAAAATGAGGAATGTAATGAAGTAATGGATTTAAATACAAAGAAAAAATGGAATTATGCAAAAGCTTTTATAAACAGAATCTTTATAAATTATCCTTTTGTTATAACAACTCATATAAATCTATTTAACTCCTTTTTTGGTACAAGCAGAGAAGAAGTATTTCCCCTTGTGAATTTATGCAATTCGGTAATAATTTTAGATGAAATACAAAGTTATAAAAACTCAATATGGAAGGAAATAATAAATTTTTTAAATATATATTCTGAAATATTGAATGTGAAAATCATAATAATGTCAGCTACTCTTCCACGATTAAATAAACTTGTACATAATTGCAGTGATAATTTTGTGTATCTTATAAAAAATAGAGAATATTATTTTAAAAATCCATTTTTTAAAAATAGGGTTAAATTTGAAATAATAGATATAGGAGAAGAGCAGGAGGAGCAATTTGAAAACTTATTAGAAGATATTGAAAAAGAGAGCAAAAGCAATAATAAAATACTTATTGAATTTATATTTAAGAAAAGTGCCGATAAATTCTTTGATTATATGAATAGAAATTTTTCAAAGAAGTACTTGCGCGAAGTTGTAATAATGACTTCTGATGACAATAAATCAGATAGAAATAAAGTTATAAAAAAAGCAAAAGAGATAAACAAGAAAATAATTATAGTAGCTACCCAGATTATTGAAGCTGGAATTGATATTGATATGGATTTAGGTTATAAAAATATATCCATTTTAGATGCAGAAGAACAATTTATGGGTAGAATAAACAGATCCTGCTTTAATGAGGGCAGGGTGAAATTTTTTAAAATGGATGATTGTAAAGTTATATACAAAAAAGATGTGAGAAGAGAAGCGGAACTTACGTTATCCAGTGAAGAAATTCAAAAATTGTTAGAAGAAAAGAATTTTGAAAAGTATTATGAAAAGGTTATAGCCAAGATTGAAAGAAATAAGAAGGAACTAAATGAAAATGGTTATGGGCATTTCCTTAAAATTGTAAAAGATTTAAATTTTAAAGAGATAGGAGAATATATGAAGCTCATAGAAGATGATAACCAGCATAAATATACTATATTTTTATCAAGAAGAATAGAAGACGAAAAAAATAACGTGCTCTTGGGAGATGAAATATGGAAAGAATATAAAAGTCTTTTATTTGATAATAAAATGGATTATTCTGAAAAAAAGGTGAGATTATCCAGGGTAAACTCTAAAGTCAACTATTTTATATACAAGGTAAAAAAGATACCAGAAGTTTATCAGGAATTATTGGGTGATATTTATTACATAGCTGATGGGGAAAAGTATATTGTAGATGGCAGATTCAATCAGGAAATATTTATTGGAGAAACTGCTAATAAGGCAAATCTATTTATGTAA
- the cas5b gene encoding type I-B CRISPR-associated protein Cas5b, with product MKAVRFKLSGRTAFFKKPDVNTYYYFTYGNIHKIALLGIIGSVLGLPGYNSQSRDFKNNIYPEFYNRLKDSKVAVVMLNHQGYITKKIQTFNNSVGYASLEAGGNLVVKEQWLQEPKWMVYVKVDEITEKFAHMLLHKKAIFLPYLGKNDHFADITEIKEVELEKSENYIKINSLFESRYFQVEKYQEEEDDTAWKYMEYLPVELDEELNQYRFEHFTATNMRVKLNDKNVNIYRDLDEKNNLYFF from the coding sequence ATGAAGGCAGTTAGGTTTAAACTCTCTGGCAGGACTGCATTTTTTAAGAAACCAGATGTAAATACCTATTATTATTTTACATATGGCAATATACATAAAATAGCATTGCTCGGGATAATAGGAAGTGTACTTGGATTACCTGGATATAATAGTCAAAGCAGAGACTTTAAAAATAATATATATCCAGAGTTTTACAATAGGCTTAAAGATTCAAAGGTAGCTGTGGTAATGCTAAACCACCAAGGGTATATAACAAAAAAGATACAGACCTTCAATAATTCTGTAGGGTATGCAAGCCTTGAGGCCGGGGGAAATCTGGTAGTAAAAGAACAGTGGCTCCAAGAGCCAAAATGGATGGTATATGTTAAGGTGGATGAAATCACGGAGAAATTTGCACATATGCTTCTGCATAAAAAAGCTATATTTTTACCCTACCTTGGTAAAAACGATCATTTTGCAGATATTACTGAAATTAAAGAAGTAGAATTAGAGAAATCTGAAAATTATATTAAAATTAACAGCTTATTTGAAAGCAGATACTTCCAAGTTGAAAAATATCAAGAGGAAGAGGATGATACGGCATGGAAATATATGGAATATCTTCCGGTAGAATTGGATGAGGAACTAAATCAATACAGATTTGAGCATTTTACTGCTACAAATATGAGGGTGAAATTGAATGACAAAAATGTAAATATATATAGGGATTTGGATGAAAAAAACAATTTATATTTTTTTTAA